A single genomic interval of Antarcticibacterium arcticum harbors:
- the pth gene encoding aminoacyl-tRNA hydrolase, with protein MLAFFGRILSKKEPQEQEDPMKKFLIAGLGNIGPKYHHTRHNIGFKVLDHLAEKENISFTPEKLGDIATFKFKGRTFILLKPSTFMNLSGKAVNYWLTKEKIPLENLLVVTDDLNLGFGTIRVKTKGSDGGHNGLKDIQAHLNTTTYNRFRFGISDEFTKGRQVDYVLGEWSEEEEKQLPERLEKSAEIIKSFGTAGITNTMNTFNGK; from the coding sequence ATGCTGGCATTCTTCGGAAGGATATTGAGCAAAAAAGAACCCCAGGAACAGGAAGATCCTATGAAAAAATTTTTAATTGCCGGTTTAGGAAATATTGGGCCCAAATATCATCATACACGGCATAACATTGGTTTTAAAGTCCTGGATCATCTTGCCGAAAAGGAGAACATCTCCTTCACCCCTGAAAAACTGGGCGATATAGCGACTTTTAAATTTAAAGGCCGCACCTTTATTTTGCTTAAACCTTCAACATTTATGAACCTGAGCGGGAAGGCAGTTAATTACTGGCTAACCAAAGAAAAGATCCCGTTGGAAAACCTTTTGGTTGTTACAGATGATCTAAATCTTGGTTTCGGCACCATCCGGGTGAAAACCAAAGGCAGCGATGGCGGTCATAACGGGCTTAAGGATATACAGGCTCACCTGAACACTACAACCTACAACCGTTTTAGATTCGGTATAAGCGATGAATTTACGAAAGGGAGACAGGTAGATTATGTGCTGGGGGAATGGAGTGAGGAGGAAGAAAAACAATTGCCGGAACGGCTGGAAAAGTCGGCCGAGATTATTAAATCCTTCGGCACAGCCGGGATTACAAATACAATGAATACTTTTAACGGTAAATAA
- a CDS encoding bifunctional riboflavin kinase/FAD synthetase — protein sequence MKEHKGANAFKSDHHTVITIGTFDGVHAGHQKIIERLVATAKVSQLESAILTFFPHPRMVLQEDSDIKLINTIEERKQLLEKSGVDHLIIHPFTHQFSRLTALEFVRDILVNKLKAKKVIIGYDHRFGRNRTADIDTLKEFGVQFGFEVEEISQQDVQEVAVSSTKIRKALIDGRVEKANNYLQHPFTLTGTIVPGRGLGKDFGYPTANLKIEEDYKLIPKIGVYVVRAMIDDIPYFGMMSIGTNPTVGGKEMSIETYFFLLNKDLYGKKLQIELLTRIRDEKKFDSVDALKIAMKQDEAFSERYIRDNYAE from the coding sequence TTGAAAGAACATAAAGGCGCAAATGCTTTTAAAAGCGACCATCATACGGTAATTACCATAGGGACTTTTGACGGGGTTCATGCCGGACATCAAAAAATAATTGAACGCCTTGTTGCAACTGCAAAGGTAAGCCAACTGGAATCGGCTATACTTACATTTTTTCCGCATCCCCGTATGGTGCTCCAGGAAGACAGTGATATTAAACTTATAAATACCATAGAGGAGCGAAAACAACTCCTTGAAAAATCTGGGGTTGACCATTTAATAATTCATCCATTTACCCACCAATTCTCCCGGTTAACCGCGCTCGAATTTGTGAGGGATATCCTGGTGAACAAACTTAAGGCTAAAAAGGTCATCATAGGTTATGATCACCGTTTTGGCCGCAACCGCACTGCCGATATTGATACCCTCAAGGAATTTGGAGTTCAGTTTGGGTTTGAGGTAGAGGAGATAAGCCAGCAGGATGTTCAGGAAGTTGCGGTAAGTTCTACCAAAATAAGAAAAGCTTTAATAGATGGTAGGGTAGAGAAGGCCAATAATTACCTGCAACATCCCTTTACCCTTACCGGAACTATCGTTCCCGGAAGAGGACTGGGCAAGGATTTTGGATATCCTACCGCCAATTTAAAGATTGAAGAAGATTATAAGCTTATTCCTAAGATTGGGGTCTATGTGGTAAGAGCCATGATAGATGATATTCCGTATTTTGGAATGATGAGCATAGGAACAAATCCTACCGTAGGAGGGAAAGAAATGAGCATCGAGACCTATTTCTTTTTGCTGAATAAAGATCTCTACGGTAAAAAATTGCAAATTGAATTGCTTACGCGCATAAGGGATGAGAAAAAATTTGATTCGGTAGATGCGCTTAAGATTGCCATGAAACAGGACGAGGCTTTCTCTGAAAGATATATAAGGGATAATTATGCTGAATAA
- a CDS encoding HTTM domain-containing protein, translated as MLNKWLFTQIDNSALVVFRILFGLLLAIEAFGAIFTGWIRRTLMEPQETFNFIGFEFLQPLPGDGMLYYYGIMGLFGVLVMLGFKYRISIIAYTIMWSGVYLMQKSSYNNHYYLLMLLCIMMSFLPAHRNASIDAWRNPSLRAISMPRWVWVAIVLQLLIVYTYAAIAKIYPDWFNATFPALLMSAKKNYWLVGDFLQQTWVHYTIAWYGFLFDLLVIPLLLWKRTRLLVFIAAIFFHLFNSFIFHIGIFPYLALAFTIFFFPTRSVNKLFLRGKKPYYEGNEIIIPSYKKPLLILFAGWFLVQIALPLRHHFFEDNVLWTEEGHRLSWRMMLRSKGGNSVFKVVEKGTTDTIYVRKEDYLSRKQLGAINSKPDMIWQFSQRLKREYNKDGKDVQVFVDASVRVNGRPDQKFIDPKVDLANEKWQHFKHHDWILPSKLD; from the coding sequence ATGCTGAATAAGTGGCTTTTTACGCAAATAGATAACAGCGCCCTGGTGGTGTTTCGTATTTTATTTGGGTTACTCCTCGCCATAGAAGCCTTCGGTGCTATTTTTACAGGCTGGATTCGCCGTACCTTAATGGAGCCTCAGGAAACCTTTAATTTTATAGGTTTTGAATTCCTGCAACCCCTTCCCGGAGATGGCATGCTTTATTATTATGGTATTATGGGGCTTTTTGGGGTGCTCGTAATGCTGGGGTTCAAATACCGAATAAGCATAATTGCCTATACTATCATGTGGAGTGGGGTTTACCTGATGCAAAAGTCCTCCTACAATAACCACTATTACTTATTAATGCTGTTATGCATAATGATGTCCTTTTTACCGGCGCATCGAAATGCCTCAATTGACGCCTGGAGAAATCCTTCTTTAAGGGCCATTTCTATGCCCCGCTGGGTGTGGGTTGCCATTGTACTGCAATTGTTGATAGTGTATACTTATGCGGCCATCGCAAAGATCTACCCAGATTGGTTCAATGCTACTTTCCCTGCACTGCTCATGAGTGCCAAAAAAAATTACTGGCTGGTAGGCGATTTCCTTCAGCAAACCTGGGTGCATTATACAATAGCCTGGTATGGGTTCCTGTTTGATCTACTGGTTATTCCCCTTTTACTGTGGAAGAGAACCCGTCTGCTTGTTTTTATAGCTGCCATATTTTTTCACCTTTTCAACAGTTTCATTTTTCATATTGGTATTTTCCCTTATCTGGCACTGGCTTTTACCATCTTCTTTTTCCCCACCCGAAGTGTGAACAAATTATTCCTGAGAGGTAAGAAACCATATTATGAGGGTAATGAGATCATTATTCCATCCTATAAAAAACCCCTCCTCATCCTTTTTGCAGGTTGGTTTCTTGTACAGATCGCACTGCCCTTACGGCATCACTTTTTTGAAGATAATGTACTCTGGACAGAAGAAGGCCACCGGTTAAGCTGGAGAATGATGCTGCGCAGTAAGGGTGGTAACAGTGTTTTCAAAGTGGTTGAAAAGGGAACCACCGATACCATTTATGTGAGGAAAGAAGATTATTTAAGCAGGAAGCAATTGGGAGCCATAAACTCCAAACCCGATATGATCTGGCAGTTTTCCCAACGCTTAAAAAGGGAATATAATAAAGATGGAAAAGATGTACAGGTATTTGTAGATGCCAGTGTACGTGTAAACGGAAGGCCGGATCAAAAGTTCATTGATCCAAAAGTTGATCTCGCCAATGAAAAATGGCAGCATTTTAAACATCATGACTGGATTTTACCTTCCAAATTAGACTGA
- the serS gene encoding serine--tRNA ligase — protein MLQVSNIKAHKETYIKALKKRNFDAEDLLEEVLQLDEKRRSTQTKLDDTLAEANQLSKEIGLLFKTGEHLKAGELKERSAGLKESSKSFQEELNTTVARLEELLYTIPNIPHESVPAGTSEEDNEEIFKAGEIPELAKGSLPHWELAKKYDIIDFELGNKITGAGFPVYKGKGARLQRALITYFLEKAAAAGYTEYQLPLLVNEASGFGTGQLPDKEGQMYHVTEDDLYLIPTAEVPMTNLFRDRMLNENELPITCTGYTPCFRREAGSYGAHVRGLNRLHQFDKVELVRLEKPENSFEALEGMVAHVKDLLNDLKLPYRILRLCGGDLGFTSALTYDFEVFSTAQDRWLEISSVSNFETFQANRLKLRYKDKDGNKQLLHTLNGSALALPRVLAGILENYQTPDGILVPEVLVPYAGFDLID, from the coding sequence ATGTTACAGGTAAGCAATATTAAGGCGCACAAGGAGACCTATATTAAGGCTCTCAAAAAACGAAATTTTGATGCTGAGGATCTTCTGGAGGAGGTTTTACAACTTGATGAGAAGCGGCGCTCTACCCAAACTAAACTTGATGATACTCTTGCTGAAGCAAATCAATTATCCAAAGAAATTGGCTTGTTGTTCAAGACCGGCGAGCATCTTAAAGCCGGAGAGTTAAAGGAAAGATCTGCCGGGCTTAAAGAAAGTTCCAAAAGTTTTCAAGAAGAATTGAATACCACAGTAGCCAGGCTTGAGGAACTGCTGTATACCATCCCCAATATACCCCATGAATCCGTTCCCGCGGGAACTTCAGAAGAAGATAATGAGGAGATCTTTAAGGCCGGCGAGATCCCGGAACTTGCTAAAGGTTCCCTGCCCCACTGGGAACTGGCAAAAAAATATGATATTATAGACTTTGAACTTGGAAACAAGATCACGGGTGCTGGTTTTCCTGTATATAAAGGAAAAGGAGCCAGGTTGCAACGGGCACTTATTACCTATTTCCTGGAGAAAGCTGCTGCAGCAGGCTACACCGAATACCAGTTACCTCTATTGGTAAATGAGGCTTCTGGCTTTGGAACCGGCCAGTTGCCGGATAAGGAAGGTCAAATGTACCACGTAACGGAGGATGACCTGTATCTTATCCCTACTGCAGAGGTGCCAATGACAAACCTTTTCAGGGACCGGATGTTAAATGAAAATGAACTTCCCATTACCTGTACAGGGTATACTCCCTGTTTCAGGAGGGAAGCGGGATCTTATGGTGCGCATGTACGTGGTTTAAACAGGCTTCACCAGTTTGATAAGGTGGAGTTGGTACGCCTTGAGAAACCGGAAAATTCATTTGAGGCGCTGGAAGGTATGGTAGCTCATGTAAAAGACTTGCTTAATGATCTCAAACTTCCTTACAGGATCCTGAGATTGTGTGGGGGGGATCTTGGTTTTACCTCGGCCCTTACCTATGATTTTGAGGTGTTCTCAACCGCCCAGGACCGTTGGCTGGAAATAAGTTCTGTTTCCAATTTTGAAACCTTCCAGGCAAACAGGTTAAAGCTTAGATATAAAGATAAAGATGGCAATAAACAGTTGCTGCATACCCTGAACGGAAGTGCCCTTGCGTTGCCACGTGTTCTTGCAGGAATTCTTGAGAATTATCAAACCCCCGATGGTATCCTGGTGCCGGAAGTACTGGTGCCTTATGCGGGGTTCGATTTAATTGACTAA
- a CDS encoding tetratricopeptide repeat protein, whose product MFAQTDQLARNYLDQGEYEKALKTYQDLVKENPGNSTYFYGMISAYQQLEDFTTAEALLLERKERSPNNPMLLIELGYNASLQRQEEKAGQFYEAALAELQERPNYTYSVARNFEKYSLLDLAARAYQQGMKLNPESKFDLPLARIFGEQGKLEEMFTSYLDLIEKEPVISYNLIREFDRYILEDTENTANVVLRKLLLQRLQKNPGIIYNELLAWLFVQQKEYAKAFAQEKAIYLRNDKDLQRIIQLTVNAKSNGDLEAAKEIVSFIIEETTSSNILLQAYQLLLDMKIATSGEKEYPGIKKEYEGLLARFGNGPETIRIQLDYAGFRAFKIGETAEGISMLQELATKNLSGFDLAATKMQLADILVLEEKFNQALIFYSQIQNLVKNDELSQEARFKVARTSYFKGDFEWAQNQLDVLKASSSQLIANDAMELSMLIKDNSREDSTQTALKKYARADLLAFQNRSTEAIALLEDILQNHKGEKMEDEALLKQALLFEAEENWTKAEANYLKILQHFYKDILADNATFFLAELYNKKLKNPDKAREFYEQIIFNFPDSIYFVEARRNYRQLRGDAIE is encoded by the coding sequence TTGTTTGCGCAAACAGATCAACTGGCCCGCAATTACCTGGACCAGGGTGAATATGAAAAGGCCTTAAAGACCTATCAGGATCTGGTGAAAGAAAATCCGGGGAATTCTACGTATTTCTACGGAATGATATCTGCCTACCAGCAACTTGAAGATTTTACTACCGCTGAAGCTTTGTTGCTTGAGCGAAAAGAAAGGTCTCCCAATAATCCTATGCTGCTCATTGAGTTGGGTTATAATGCATCCTTACAACGCCAGGAAGAAAAGGCGGGCCAATTTTATGAGGCAGCCCTCGCAGAACTTCAGGAAAGACCTAATTATACCTATTCTGTTGCGCGAAATTTTGAAAAATACAGTTTACTGGACCTTGCGGCCCGTGCTTACCAACAGGGGATGAAGTTAAACCCTGAGTCAAAATTTGACCTGCCTCTGGCACGTATTTTTGGAGAACAGGGGAAACTGGAGGAAATGTTTACCTCCTACCTGGATCTTATAGAAAAAGAACCTGTTATAAGCTATAATCTCATAAGGGAATTTGACAGGTATATACTTGAGGATACAGAGAATACTGCGAATGTGGTATTAAGAAAATTATTATTACAGCGCCTTCAGAAAAATCCGGGGATCATTTATAATGAATTGCTCGCCTGGCTTTTTGTTCAGCAAAAGGAATACGCTAAGGCATTTGCTCAGGAAAAAGCTATTTATCTCAGGAATGATAAGGACCTTCAAAGGATAATTCAGCTCACGGTAAATGCAAAATCAAACGGGGACCTGGAAGCGGCGAAGGAGATCGTTAGTTTTATAATTGAGGAAACCACTTCCTCCAACATCCTGCTGCAGGCATATCAATTGTTGCTGGATATGAAAATAGCTACATCAGGAGAGAAAGAGTATCCTGGAATAAAAAAAGAATATGAGGGCTTGTTAGCCCGTTTTGGGAACGGGCCAGAAACAATACGAATACAGCTGGATTACGCTGGTTTCAGGGCATTTAAAATAGGGGAGACCGCAGAAGGCATTAGCATGTTGCAGGAACTCGCAACCAAAAACCTTTCGGGATTTGACCTTGCGGCCACAAAAATGCAGCTGGCAGATATTCTCGTGCTCGAGGAAAAATTCAACCAGGCCCTTATCTTTTATTCCCAGATCCAAAACCTGGTGAAGAATGATGAACTCTCACAGGAAGCTAGATTTAAGGTTGCGAGGACCAGCTATTTTAAGGGGGATTTTGAATGGGCACAGAATCAACTAGATGTTTTAAAAGCATCCTCCTCCCAGCTTATTGCCAATGACGCTATGGAGTTGAGTATGCTCATAAAGGATAATTCCCGGGAGGATTCTACCCAAACCGCCTTGAAGAAATATGCCCGGGCAGATCTGCTTGCTTTTCAAAACAGATCTACTGAAGCAATTGCCCTGCTGGAAGATATCCTGCAAAATCATAAGGGCGAAAAAATGGAAGATGAAGCGCTGCTGAAGCAGGCCCTGCTATTTGAGGCCGAAGAGAACTGGACTAAAGCCGAAGCCAACTATTTAAAGATTCTGCAGCATTTTTACAAGGATATCCTTGCAGATAATGCCACCTTTTTCCTGGCTGAGCTTTATAATAAGAAGTTGAAGAACCCCGATAAAGCCAGGGAATTTTATGAGCAGATCATCTTTAATTTCCCCGATAGTATTTATTTTGTAGAGGCAAGGAGAAACTACCGGCAGCTTAGAGGAGATGCCATTGAGTAA
- a CDS encoding DUF4286 family protein, which produces MYIYNVTINIQEDVHDEWVNWMKREHIPDMLKTDKFTKALMTRVLVEEQMGGMTYSIQYTLESKEMLDRYYKENAAELRAKSTPFAGKFVAFRTELEVVSEQIK; this is translated from the coding sequence ATGTATATATACAACGTCACTATAAACATCCAGGAAGATGTTCACGATGAGTGGGTAAACTGGATGAAAAGAGAGCATATTCCAGATATGCTGAAAACAGATAAATTCACAAAGGCCTTGATGACCCGTGTGCTGGTTGAAGAGCAAATGGGAGGAATGACCTATTCTATACAGTATACGTTGGAAAGTAAAGAAATGCTGGACCGGTATTACAAGGAAAACGCAGCCGAATTGAGGGCAAAATCTACGCCTTTCGCAGGAAAATTTGTGGCTTTTCGTACTGAACTTGAGGTGGTAAGTGAACAAATAAAGTAA
- the rsmA gene encoding 16S rRNA (adenine(1518)-N(6)/adenine(1519)-N(6))-dimethyltransferase RsmA — protein MKKTSSKSSQFKPQQTAEGEVRAKKHLGQHFLTDEKTAEKIADSLKLAGYRNVLEIGPGMGILTKYLLKKDINLHVIEIDRDSVAYLGENFPALEGKVHEQDFLKYDVQAVFNGEPFAIIGNFPYNISTQIVFKTLENRDSIPEFSGMFQKEVAQRIASPHGNKTYGILSVLAQAFYDIEYLFTVPPSVFNPPPKVDSGVIRLTRKEDFSLPCNERLFFRVVKTAFQQRRKTLRNSLKIFQLPDNLREDAIFGQRPEQLSTEQFIELTLKIQPYAIST, from the coding sequence ATGAAAAAGACCAGCAGTAAGAGTAGCCAGTTTAAGCCCCAACAGACGGCAGAGGGAGAGGTTAGAGCTAAAAAACATTTGGGTCAGCACTTTTTAACCGATGAGAAAACAGCTGAAAAGATAGCAGACTCTCTGAAGTTAGCAGGTTACAGGAATGTACTGGAAATTGGGCCTGGAATGGGGATTCTAACAAAATATCTTTTAAAAAAGGACATCAACCTGCACGTGATAGAGATAGACCGCGACAGCGTTGCCTATCTCGGGGAGAATTTTCCGGCATTGGAGGGCAAAGTCCACGAGCAGGATTTTTTAAAATATGATGTTCAAGCTGTTTTCAACGGTGAACCTTTTGCAATAATTGGCAATTTTCCCTATAATATCTCCACCCAGATCGTTTTCAAAACCCTGGAGAACCGGGACAGCATTCCTGAATTTTCGGGCATGTTCCAGAAGGAGGTCGCCCAGCGCATTGCCTCCCCACACGGGAATAAAACCTATGGGATCCTTTCTGTTCTCGCCCAGGCATTTTATGATATAGAATACCTTTTTACCGTTCCGCCTTCAGTATTTAATCCGCCTCCAAAGGTTGACAGTGGGGTCATACGTTTAACAAGGAAGGAAGACTTTTCCCTCCCCTGTAATGAGCGCCTGTTTTTCAGGGTTGTAAAAACAGCTTTTCAGCAGCGCAGAAAAACCTTAAGGAATAGTTTAAAAATTTTCCAGTTGCCGGATAATCTGCGCGAAGATGCTATCTTTGGGCAGCGACCTGAACAACTTAGCACCGAACAATTTATTGAGCTTACTTTAAAAATTCAACCTTATGCAATTTCAACTTAG
- the mgtE gene encoding magnesium transporter, whose amino-acid sequence MQFQLSDELIQNLEILIEEKNDAELLLLLEEVHPADIAEIITELDLDEATYIIKLLNSEKTAEALMELEEGVRERILDNLSSKEIAEELEEMDTDDAADIIAELSEERQQSVIAEIQDEEHADNIVELLRFDEDSAGGLMAKELVKVNENWSVTGCMAEMRAQAENVTRVHSIYVVDDKNKLKGRLSLKDLITAPSKANISDVYIPKVDYVNVHTPGDEVARIMQKYDLEAIPVVDEMGRLVGRITVDDIIDFIKDEADRDYQMAAGISEDVEADDSILKHTRARLPWLILALLGGFISVTVLGTFEGAMEQYGALFFFVPLIAAMAGNVGVQSSAIVLQGLANNTLRGSLMNRLVKEVGLSLLNGVVLAVMLTLGGTYLLGFDLIYGVTVGISLISVIVIASLIGTFVPIILDKQGIDPAMATGPFITTSNDIFGILIYFSIAKAILGF is encoded by the coding sequence ATGCAATTTCAACTTAGTGATGAATTAATCCAGAATTTAGAGATCCTCATCGAAGAAAAGAACGATGCGGAACTCTTGTTGCTCCTGGAGGAAGTTCACCCTGCAGATATTGCTGAGATCATCACAGAGCTGGATCTGGATGAGGCTACCTATATCATAAAGCTTTTAAACAGCGAAAAAACTGCGGAAGCTCTTATGGAGCTGGAAGAAGGGGTAAGGGAAAGAATTCTTGACAATCTGTCTTCTAAAGAGATCGCAGAGGAGCTGGAGGAAATGGATACAGATGATGCCGCTGATATCATCGCTGAACTTTCTGAAGAACGGCAGCAAAGTGTAATCGCAGAGATCCAGGATGAAGAACACGCCGATAATATTGTAGAACTTCTTCGTTTTGACGAAGATTCCGCAGGGGGTCTTATGGCAAAGGAATTGGTAAAGGTTAATGAGAACTGGAGCGTTACCGGCTGTATGGCTGAAATGCGTGCCCAGGCCGAAAATGTTACCCGGGTGCATTCCATTTATGTGGTAGATGATAAAAATAAGTTGAAAGGACGACTTTCATTGAAAGATTTGATCACAGCACCAAGCAAAGCCAATATAAGCGATGTTTATATTCCAAAAGTAGATTACGTAAATGTTCATACTCCCGGAGATGAAGTAGCCAGAATTATGCAGAAATATGACCTTGAAGCCATCCCGGTGGTAGATGAGATGGGCAGGCTGGTAGGAAGGATTACGGTAGATGATATTATTGATTTTATAAAAGACGAAGCCGACAGAGATTACCAGATGGCTGCAGGTATCTCTGAAGATGTGGAGGCAGATGACAGTATCTTAAAACATACACGCGCCCGTCTTCCCTGGCTAATACTAGCCTTACTGGGAGGTTTTATAAGTGTTACTGTTCTTGGCACTTTTGAAGGGGCCATGGAGCAATATGGAGCCCTGTTCTTTTTTGTGCCGCTAATAGCCGCGATGGCCGGAAATGTAGGTGTTCAATCATCTGCCATTGTATTGCAGGGACTTGCCAACAACACATTAAGAGGATCACTTATGAACCGGTTGGTAAAAGAAGTAGGCCTAAGCTTGCTCAATGGGGTAGTGCTTGCGGTTATGCTTACCCTTGGAGGCACATATTTGCTTGGATTTGATCTTATTTACGGGGTGACTGTGGGCATATCTTTAATTTCGGTAATCGTGATTGCGTCTTTGATTGGAACTTTTGTACCTATTATTCTTGATAAACAGGGAATAGATCCTGCAATGGCCACGGGGCCTTTTATAACCACCAGTAATGATATTTTTGGGATCCTTATTTATTTTTCTATCGCGAAAGCCATTCTCGGATTTTAA
- a CDS encoding cupin domain-containing protein: MKPINLPEKLRKFSEYWHPHQIAVVNDMQVLLAKVKGEFVWHQHDEEDELFQVVKGTLFIQFEDRTEEVKEGELIVVPKGVKHCPMTRNNEEVHIMLFEKLSIQHTGNTESALRVEEYPKI; this comes from the coding sequence ATGAAACCAATCAATCTTCCCGAAAAACTGAGAAAATTCAGTGAGTATTGGCATCCGCATCAAATAGCTGTGGTAAATGATATGCAGGTATTGCTGGCCAAAGTAAAGGGTGAATTTGTATGGCACCAACACGATGAGGAGGATGAACTGTTCCAGGTAGTAAAAGGAACCCTTTTTATTCAGTTTGAAGACAGGACAGAGGAGGTTAAGGAAGGAGAGCTTATTGTGGTTCCCAAAGGTGTAAAGCATTGTCCTATGACCCGGAATAATGAAGAAGTACATATAATGCTCTTTGAGAAGCTAAGTATTCAGCATACAGGAAATACCGAAAGTGCTCTCAGGGTAGAAGAATATCCCAAAATCTAA
- a CDS encoding 2-hydroxyacid dehydrogenase: MIILHIDSNHPSLLKQLQAAGHHNIEGYTLSKMEILETGHLYEGIVIRSRFDIDRAFMEALPNLKFIARVGAGLESIDVDFAESRGISLFSAPEGNRNAVAEHALGMILSLFNKLNKADREVHKGFWHREANRGIELDGKTVGIIGYGNMGKAFAKKLRGFEVGVLCYDIKAGVGDENARQVGLEELQEKADVISLHTPWTPETNRMINSEYINGFKKPFWFINTARGKSVVTQDLVTALIQGRILGAGLDVLEYEKSSFESLFAEKEMPEALQELMFLENVLFTPHVAGWTLESHEKLAATIAGKILAKFGKGE; the protein is encoded by the coding sequence ATGATCATTCTCCATATAGACAGTAACCATCCCTCACTTTTAAAACAACTGCAGGCCGCGGGGCACCATAATATTGAAGGTTATACCCTTTCAAAAATGGAGATCCTTGAAACAGGCCATTTGTACGAGGGAATTGTTATAAGGAGCAGGTTTGATATAGACAGGGCATTTATGGAAGCCCTTCCAAATTTGAAGTTTATTGCGCGCGTAGGAGCAGGCCTGGAAAGCATAGATGTTGATTTTGCTGAAAGCAGGGGGATCTCCCTGTTCTCGGCCCCGGAAGGCAACCGAAATGCAGTGGCAGAACACGCCTTAGGAATGATCTTATCGCTTTTCAATAAACTAAATAAGGCCGACCGCGAAGTGCACAAGGGGTTTTGGCATAGGGAGGCCAACCGCGGTATCGAGCTCGATGGAAAAACCGTGGGAATAATTGGTTATGGAAATATGGGAAAAGCCTTTGCAAAGAAACTTCGCGGATTCGAAGTTGGGGTGCTGTGTTATGATATAAAAGCCGGCGTGGGAGATGAAAATGCCCGGCAGGTAGGATTAGAAGAACTTCAGGAAAAGGCAGATGTTATAAGCCTTCACACCCCTTGGACCCCAGAAACCAACCGAATGATAAATTCAGAATATATCAATGGGTTCAAAAAACCCTTTTGGTTTATTAATACTGCCCGTGGTAAAAGTGTAGTAACTCAGGATCTGGTTACAGCTTTGATACAAGGGAGGATCCTGGGCGCCGGCCTGGACGTGCTGGAATATGAAAAAAGTTCTTTTGAAAGCCTCTTTGCTGAAAAAGAAATGCCCGAGGCCTTACAGGAATTAATGTTCCTTGAAAACGTGCTTTTCACCCCCCATGTAGCGGGTTGGACCCTTGAATCTCACGAGAAATTAGCCGCGACTATTGCCGGAAAGATCCTTGCGAAGTTTGGAAAAGGAGAGTAA